In Spea bombifrons isolate aSpeBom1 chromosome 12, aSpeBom1.2.pri, whole genome shotgun sequence, the following proteins share a genomic window:
- the PAFAH1B2 gene encoding platelet-activating factor acetylhydrolase IB subunit alpha2 yields MSQGDTNLAAIPHAAEDVQGDDRWLSQHNRFVLDCKDKEPDVLFVGDSMVQLLQQYEVWRDLFSPLHALNFGIGGDTTRHVLWRLQNGELENIKPKVIVLWIGTNNHENTAEEVAGGVEAIIKLINTLQPQAKIIVMGLLPRGEKPNPLREKNGRVNQILRSWLPRLPGVQLLDMDFGFVHSDGTVSRHDMFDFLHLTAAGYAKVCRPLHELIMQLLEETPEEKQVTLA; encoded by the exons ATGAGTCAAGGAGACACCAACTTAGCTGCTATCCCTcatgctgctgaggatgtccAGGGTGACGATCGATGGCTGTCTCAG CATAACAGGTTTGTTTTGGACTGCAAGGATAAGGAGCCGGATGTCTTGTTCGTAGGGGATTCAATGGTGCAGCTACTGCAGCAATATGAG GTTTGGCGGgatctcttctctcctctccatGCACTCAATTTTGGCATTGGAGGGGACACTACACGACATGTCCTATGGAGACTTCAAAATGGGGAGCTGGAAAATATTAAACCTAAG GTAATCGTACTGTGGATCGGGACCAATAACCATGAGAACACGGCAGAGGAAGTAGCTGGAGGTGTTGAAGCCATCATAAAACTTATCAACACTTTGCAGCCGCAAGCAAAGATCATAGTCATG GGCCTGCTGCCACGTGGTGAGAAGCCCAACCCTTTGCGGGAGAAAAATGGCCGTGTCAACCAAATCCTGCGTTCATGGCTGCCACGTCTCCCGGGAGTACAGCTGCTGGATATGGATTTTGGATTTGTCCACTCGGATGGCACCGTCTCCCGACATGACATGTTTGATTTCCTTCATCTTACAGCTGCTGGCTATGCCAAGGTGTGCCGACCTCTCCATGAACTGATCATGCAGCTGCTAGAGGAAACGCCAGAAGAGAAACAGGTCACCCTAGCCTGA